One stretch of Jiangella gansuensis DSM 44835 DNA includes these proteins:
- a CDS encoding winged helix-turn-helix transcriptional regulator encodes MEEGTSKSPGHSAHTDDCQLWDPREDCDVRQILDRIADKWSLLVVALLDGRSLRFTELRRKIDGISQRMLTVTLRQLERDGLVRRTVHPVVPPRVDYELTPLGTTLYGTIEALVTWTEEHQAEIAAARDDYDRRAAEAQLTDA; translated from the coding sequence ATGGAAGAAGGCACTTCGAAGTCACCCGGTCACTCCGCGCATACCGACGACTGCCAGTTGTGGGACCCGCGCGAGGACTGCGACGTCCGGCAGATCCTCGACCGCATCGCGGACAAGTGGTCGCTGCTGGTCGTCGCGCTGCTGGACGGCCGGAGCCTGCGCTTCACCGAACTGCGGCGCAAGATCGACGGCATCAGCCAGCGGATGCTCACGGTGACGCTGCGCCAACTGGAGCGCGACGGCCTGGTCCGGCGCACCGTGCACCCCGTCGTGCCGCCCCGCGTCGACTACGAGCTCACGCCGCTGGGCACCACCCTGTACGGCACCATCGAAGCGCTCGTCACCTGGACCGAGGAGCACCAGGCCGAGATCGCCGCTGCCCGAGACGACTACGACCGCCGCGCCGCCGAGGCCCAACTGACCGACGCCTGA
- a CDS encoding SDR family oxidoreductase has translation MNRFDTTKAVITGGTHGMGLAIARALVDGGGEVVVTGRNESTIEQARTALGPAAQVVRSDAANLDDIDRLGDVVEQRLGRLDAVFVNHGIAELEPLEEVTEASYDRHFDINAKGSFFTVKRLAPLVVDGGAFVFTTVANDRVFPGMSAYSGSKEALRAFAQVLAAEFLPRRIRVNSVAPGFIKTPTMGVAGMSAEDRAAFEKQGDEMTPLRRHGTVEEVAAAALFLAFEATFTTGVELPVDGGFAQGIAA, from the coding sequence ATGAACAGGTTCGACACCACGAAGGCCGTCATCACCGGCGGCACCCACGGCATGGGTCTGGCCATCGCTCGCGCGCTGGTGGACGGCGGCGGGGAGGTGGTGGTGACCGGCCGTAACGAGTCGACCATCGAGCAGGCCCGCACCGCGTTGGGGCCGGCGGCGCAGGTAGTCCGCTCCGACGCGGCAAACCTCGATGACATCGACCGGCTCGGCGACGTCGTCGAGCAGCGGCTCGGCCGGCTGGACGCGGTCTTCGTCAACCACGGCATCGCCGAGCTGGAGCCGCTGGAGGAGGTGACCGAGGCGTCCTATGACCGGCACTTCGACATCAACGCGAAGGGCTCGTTCTTCACCGTGAAGCGGCTCGCGCCCCTCGTCGTCGACGGTGGCGCGTTCGTGTTCACGACGGTGGCCAACGACCGGGTGTTCCCGGGCATGAGCGCCTACTCGGGCTCGAAGGAGGCGCTGCGTGCGTTCGCCCAGGTGCTGGCGGCCGAGTTCCTCCCCCGCCGGATCCGGGTGAACTCGGTGGCACCGGGCTTCATCAAGACGCCGACGATGGGCGTGGCCGGGATGTCGGCCGAGGACCGGGCGGCGTTCGAGAAGCAGGGTGACGAGATGACGCCGCTGCGCCGCCACGGCACGGTCGAGGAGGTCGCGGCCGCCGCGCTGTTCCTCGCCTTCGAGGCGACGTTCACCACCGGGGTCGAACTGCCGGTCGACGGCGGCTTCGCGCAGGGAATCGCCGCATGA
- a CDS encoding nitroreductase family deazaflavin-dependent oxidoreductase, whose amino-acid sequence MTGTNGASDVIDSPDRSVADHVHRYLATDGRDGYLEGGVPNLVLTVTGRRSGRRYRTGLFYGTDGDRYVLVASGSAITDTHPSWYLNLAANPEVEVQIKGERFAATARTASGEERTRLWRLMTTLAPVFHSYAAESRREIPVVVLERTAS is encoded by the coding sequence ATGACCGGCACGAACGGCGCGAGCGACGTCATCGACAGCCCGGACCGCTCCGTCGCCGATCACGTGCACCGATACCTCGCCACCGACGGCCGGGACGGTTACCTGGAAGGTGGGGTGCCCAACCTCGTCCTCACGGTCACCGGCCGCCGCAGCGGGCGGCGCTACCGCACCGGCCTCTTCTACGGCACCGACGGCGACCGGTACGTGCTGGTCGCCTCCGGTTCGGCCATCACAGACACCCATCCGTCGTGGTACCTCAACCTGGCCGCGAACCCCGAGGTCGAGGTGCAGATCAAGGGCGAGCGGTTCGCCGCGACGGCACGCACGGCGAGCGGGGAGGAACGGACCCGGCTGTGGCGGCTCATGACGACGCTCGCCCCCGTCTTCCACTCCTACGCGGCCGAGAGCCGGCGCGAGATACCGGTCGTGGTGCTGGAGCGAACAGCGTCATGA
- a CDS encoding TetR/AcrR family transcriptional regulator encodes MTETGRRRYDSLRRTVQAQQTRKEIARAARELFVTQGWASTTVRDVAREAGVSVPTVYSAYGNKAGLTLALADAADLAAETARYLDDLEAADDDPRRQLAVMAGYDRRLYERAGDVIQLVREAGRTEPELATAYRDGRRRADDARRQVFSGWPAGTLRVGLDVPTAIDIYAALCTIDVYVTLTDERGWTPDRVETWWTQALARELLA; translated from the coding sequence ATGACGGAGACAGGACGACGCCGGTATGACTCGCTGCGCCGCACCGTGCAGGCTCAGCAGACGCGCAAGGAGATCGCCCGCGCCGCCCGCGAACTGTTCGTGACCCAGGGCTGGGCGTCGACGACGGTGCGGGACGTCGCCCGCGAGGCGGGAGTCTCGGTGCCCACGGTGTACTCCGCCTACGGCAACAAGGCCGGGCTGACGCTGGCGCTCGCCGACGCCGCCGACCTGGCCGCCGAGACGGCGCGGTACCTCGACGACCTGGAGGCCGCCGACGACGACCCCCGGCGTCAACTCGCCGTGATGGCCGGCTATGACCGCCGGCTGTACGAGCGGGCCGGCGACGTCATCCAGCTCGTCCGGGAGGCCGGCCGCACCGAGCCGGAGCTGGCCACGGCCTACCGCGACGGCCGGCGACGAGCCGACGACGCCCGGCGGCAGGTGTTCTCGGGCTGGCCGGCCGGGACGTTGCGCGTCGGCCTGGACGTCCCCACCGCGATCGACATCTACGCCGCCCTGTGCACCATCGACGTGTACGTCACGCTCACCGACGAACGAGGCTGGACCCCGGACCGGGTCGAGACATGGTGGACTCAGGCACTGGCCCGCGAGCTGCTGGCCTGA
- a CDS encoding UDP-N-acetylmuramate dehydrogenase, translating into MRETFDVPLAALTTLRLGGPAKRVVEATTEDELVAAVRDADERGEPVLLVGGGSNLVVADSGFDGTVVRVATRGVEADTSASCDSGALAACGGILVSAAAGESWDDLVAYAVDQEWSGIEALSGIPGLVGATPMQNVGAYGQEVAQTIWQVRTYDRQDRRIRTFANADCRFAYRDSRFKGSDRYVILSVSYQLREGDLGAPVAYPELARRLDVAVGERARLADVRPAVLALRAGKGMVLDADDHDTWSAGSFFTNPLLDDAQVAALPAAAPRFPAAGGRVKTSAAWLIQHAGFDRGYAGRFDDVSLSTKHTLALTNRGDGTTTELLELAREVRDGVRATFGVTLVPEPTLVGCAL; encoded by the coding sequence ATGCGCGAGACCTTCGACGTCCCCCTCGCCGCCTTGACGACGCTCCGTCTGGGCGGCCCCGCCAAGCGGGTCGTCGAGGCGACCACCGAGGACGAGCTGGTGGCCGCGGTCCGTGACGCGGACGAGCGCGGCGAGCCGGTACTGCTGGTCGGCGGCGGCTCGAACCTGGTGGTCGCCGACTCCGGCTTCGACGGCACGGTGGTCCGGGTCGCCACCCGGGGGGTCGAGGCCGACACCTCCGCGTCCTGCGACTCCGGTGCGCTGGCCGCGTGCGGGGGCATCCTGGTGTCCGCAGCGGCCGGCGAGTCGTGGGACGACCTCGTCGCGTACGCCGTCGATCAGGAGTGGTCGGGCATCGAGGCCCTCTCGGGCATCCCCGGCCTGGTCGGCGCCACTCCCATGCAGAACGTCGGCGCCTACGGTCAGGAGGTGGCGCAGACGATCTGGCAGGTCCGCACCTACGACCGCCAGGACCGCCGCATCCGCACCTTCGCCAACGCCGACTGCCGCTTCGCCTACCGTGACAGCCGCTTCAAGGGCTCGGACCGGTACGTGATCCTGTCCGTCAGCTACCAACTGCGCGAGGGCGATCTGGGCGCACCCGTCGCCTACCCCGAACTGGCCCGCCGGCTCGACGTGGCGGTGGGCGAGCGAGCGCGGCTGGCCGACGTCCGCCCCGCGGTGCTGGCGCTGCGGGCCGGCAAGGGCATGGTGCTCGACGCCGACGACCACGACACGTGGAGTGCCGGCTCGTTCTTCACCAACCCGCTCCTCGACGACGCCCAGGTGGCCGCGCTGCCCGCCGCGGCGCCGCGGTTCCCGGCCGCGGGCGGGCGGGTCAAGACCAGCGCCGCATGGCTGATCCAGCACGCCGGCTTCGACCGCGGCTACGCCGGGCGGTTCGACGACGTCTCGCTGTCCACCAAGCACACCCTGGCCCTGACGAATCGCGGCGACGGGACGACGACGGAGCTGCTGGAGCTCGCCCGCGAGGTCCGCGACGGCGTCCGCGCGACGTTCGGGGTCACGTTGGTGCCCGAGCCGACCCTCGTCGGCTGCGCGTTGTAG
- a CDS encoding MaoC/PaaZ C-terminal domain-containing protein translates to MLAVGEVVADHTYWITREHLVRYAGASGDFNPIHWNERVATSVGLPGVIAHGMLTMGLAARLLTDWLGDPAAVIEYGVRFARPVVVPDDDTGVAVRVAASVTEVRDDGVVALEITVRVDDQKVLTQARALCRPPAAPSAPPAS, encoded by the coding sequence ATGCTCGCCGTGGGCGAGGTCGTCGCCGACCACACGTACTGGATCACGCGCGAGCACCTGGTCCGGTACGCGGGAGCGTCCGGCGACTTCAACCCCATCCACTGGAACGAGCGCGTCGCCACCTCCGTCGGGCTGCCCGGCGTGATCGCGCACGGCATGCTCACCATGGGCCTGGCGGCCCGGCTGCTCACCGACTGGCTGGGCGACCCCGCCGCCGTCATCGAGTACGGCGTCCGCTTCGCCCGCCCGGTCGTGGTCCCCGACGACGACACCGGCGTGGCCGTCCGGGTGGCCGCGTCCGTCACCGAGGTGCGCGACGACGGCGTCGTCGCCCTCGAGATCACCGTCCGCGTCGACGACCAGAAGGTCCTGACACAGGCCCGCGCGCTGTGCCGGCCGCCGGCAGCCCCGTCCGCGCCGCCGGCGTCCTGA
- a CDS encoding MaoC family dehydratase N-terminal domain-containing protein, translating into MPIDPSVVGRVYPAQLYEVSREKIREFAEAIGDTNPVYVDTEAAREYGHQDVVAPPTFAMIPVMDGVDILMDDLGIEFARVVHVDQRFTYAQPLRVGTRLETTTRLDGVRSVAGNDLLKILSEVRDAEGAGICVSLATLLVRPEDSGEGDA; encoded by the coding sequence ATGCCCATTGATCCTTCGGTCGTCGGACGGGTCTACCCAGCCCAGCTCTACGAAGTGAGCAGGGAGAAGATCCGTGAGTTCGCCGAGGCGATCGGCGACACCAACCCCGTGTACGTCGACACCGAGGCTGCCCGCGAGTACGGGCACCAGGACGTCGTCGCGCCACCCACGTTCGCCATGATCCCGGTCATGGACGGTGTCGACATCCTCATGGACGACCTCGGCATCGAGTTCGCCCGCGTCGTCCACGTCGACCAGCGCTTCACCTACGCCCAGCCGCTGCGGGTCGGCACCCGGCTGGAAACGACCACGCGGCTCGACGGCGTCCGCTCGGTCGCCGGGAACGACCTGCTCAAGATCCTCTCCGAGGTGCGCGACGCGGAAGGTGCCGGCATCTGTGTCTCGTTGGCAACGCTGCTGGTACGCCCGGAGGATTCCGGTGAGGGGGACGCGTGA
- the rpmG gene encoding 50S ribosomal protein L33: MACTECKERNYITKKNRRNDPDRLDLKKFCPRCRTHTVHRETR; the protein is encoded by the coding sequence ATGGCCTGCACGGAGTGCAAGGAGCGCAACTACATCACCAAGAAGAACCGGCGGAACGACCCCGACCGGCTCGACTTGAAGAAGTTCTGCCCGCGCTGCCGCACGCACACCGTCCACCGCGAGACCCGCTGA
- a CDS encoding YajQ family cyclic di-GMP-binding protein: MASESSFDVVSKVDRQEVDNALNQTVKEISQRFDFRGTGASIRWLGELAIEMEASAEDRVNAVLDVFKDKLIKRKVSLKALDAGDPRSSGTVYKITATLQDGLDQDQVKKITKAIRDDAPKGVRTQVQGDEVRVSSKKKDDLQAVMSMLREQDFDFAVQFVNYR, from the coding sequence GTGGCAAGCGAGTCCTCGTTCGACGTGGTGAGCAAGGTCGACCGGCAGGAGGTGGACAACGCCCTGAACCAGACGGTCAAGGAGATCTCCCAGCGTTTCGATTTCCGGGGCACCGGCGCTTCCATCCGCTGGCTCGGCGAGCTGGCCATCGAGATGGAGGCCTCCGCCGAGGACCGCGTCAACGCCGTCCTGGATGTCTTCAAGGACAAGCTGATCAAGCGCAAGGTCTCGTTGAAGGCGCTGGACGCCGGCGACCCACGCAGCTCCGGCACCGTCTACAAGATCACCGCCACGCTGCAGGACGGCCTCGACCAGGACCAGGTGAAGAAGATCACCAAGGCGATCCGCGACGACGCGCCGAAGGGTGTGCGCACCCAGGTGCAGGGCGACGAGGTGCGCGTGTCGTCGAAGAAGAAGGACGACCTCCAGGCGGTCATGTCGATGCTGCGCGAGCAGGACTTCGACTTCGCGGTGCAGTTCGTGAACTACCGCTGA
- a CDS encoding M48 family metalloprotease — MHLNRVKAAALLVALSAVGLLVGSWFGPAGLAVAAVAVLAFDGYVYLRADAIALRAMRAYPVSEAEQPTLYRIVRELTAPARVPMPRIYVSPTRAVNAFATGRGPAHAAVCCTEGILALLDERELRGVIGHELAHIRRRDTVVSTLAGAAASVVMVAAGLRLFGGADARLGPVGRALLVVLGPVAAAIVRLTVSPGREYDADAEAARITGDPLGLAGALRKLDTSTRTLVLPPERDIVATSHLMIASPLQQTGIARLFATHPPMSERVARLEQRAGYRR; from the coding sequence GTGCATCTCAATCGTGTGAAGGCTGCTGCGCTGCTGGTGGCGTTGTCGGCTGTGGGGCTCCTGGTCGGGTCGTGGTTCGGCCCGGCCGGGCTCGCCGTCGCGGCCGTCGCCGTCCTGGCATTCGACGGCTATGTCTACCTGCGGGCCGACGCCATCGCGCTGCGGGCCATGCGCGCCTACCCGGTCAGCGAGGCCGAACAGCCCACGCTCTACCGCATCGTGCGTGAACTGACCGCGCCGGCCAGGGTGCCCATGCCGCGGATCTACGTCAGCCCCACCCGCGCCGTCAACGCGTTCGCCACCGGCCGCGGCCCCGCGCACGCCGCCGTCTGCTGCACCGAGGGGATCCTCGCACTACTGGACGAGCGGGAGCTGCGCGGTGTCATCGGGCACGAACTGGCCCACATCCGCCGCCGCGACACCGTCGTCTCCACTCTGGCCGGAGCGGCCGCCAGCGTGGTCATGGTCGCGGCCGGGCTGCGCCTGTTCGGTGGCGCGGACGCCCGGCTCGGCCCGGTGGGGCGGGCACTCCTCGTCGTGCTCGGGCCGGTGGCCGCGGCCATCGTCCGGCTCACCGTCAGCCCCGGCCGCGAATACGACGCCGACGCCGAAGCCGCCCGCATCACCGGCGACCCCCTGGGCCTGGCCGGTGCGCTGCGCAAGCTGGACACCAGCACTCGCACCCTGGTCCTGCCGCCCGAACGCGACATCGTGGCCACCAGCCACCTCATGATCGCCAGCCCGCTGCAGCAGACCGGCATCGCCCGTCTCTTCGCGACCCACCCGCCCATGTCTGAGCGGGTCGCCCGGCTGGAGCAGCGAGCCGGCTACCGCCGCTGA
- a CDS encoding 2-oxoacid:acceptor oxidoreductase subunit alpha, which yields MDGRDRRGDTPVAGNQRRRRHTVTVKHVRELDRVVIRFAGDSGDGMQLTGDRFTAETASFGNDLSTLPNFPAEIRAPAGTLPGVSSFQLHFANYDILTPGDAPDVLVAMNPAALKANLPDVPKGATIIVDTGDFTARALKKVGWDSNPLDDNTLSAYKVHALDLSGITMEALAPFELSRKDASRSKNMFALGLLSWMYGRSIDGTVRFLQEKFASRETIRDANIAALKAGWNYGETTEEFAVSYEVKPAAMPAGTYRNITGNLALAYGLIAAGRQSGLPVFLGSYPITPASDILHELSKHKRFGVRTFQAEDEVAAIGAALGASFGGALGVTTTSGPGVALKGETVGLAVSLELPLIIVDVQRGGPSTGLPTKTEQADLLQVLYGRNGESPVPVVAASSPVDCFDAAIEAARIAVTYRTPVFLLSDGYLANGSEPWSVPDVDTLPTIDPDFAHELNYDGEGERAFWPYLRDPETLARPWAVPGTPGLEHRIGGIEKLDGPGTISYDPNNHDRMVRLRQAKIDGIAGVPDLEVGDPSGEARMLVLGWGSTYGPIGAAVRRARKAGNNVAQAHLRHLNPMPANTGDVLRSYDRVLVPEMNLGQLALLLRGKYLVDVVGYNRVRGLPFKAEELAEVIVEEVGSL from the coding sequence ATGGATGGTCGGGATCGACGAGGAGACACACCCGTCGCGGGGAATCAAAGGAGGCGTCGACACACGGTGACGGTGAAGCACGTACGCGAACTCGACCGTGTGGTGATCCGTTTCGCTGGTGACTCCGGTGACGGTATGCAGCTGACCGGCGACAGGTTCACCGCCGAGACCGCCTCGTTCGGCAACGATCTCTCGACGTTGCCCAACTTCCCGGCCGAGATCCGGGCACCAGCGGGGACACTACCGGGCGTTTCCAGCTTCCAGCTGCATTTCGCCAACTACGACATCCTCACGCCGGGCGACGCGCCGGACGTGCTGGTGGCGATGAACCCGGCCGCCCTGAAGGCCAACCTGCCCGACGTTCCCAAGGGCGCCACCATCATCGTCGACACCGGCGACTTCACGGCACGCGCGCTGAAGAAGGTCGGCTGGGACTCCAACCCTCTCGACGACAACACCCTCAGCGCCTACAAGGTGCACGCGCTCGACCTGTCCGGCATCACCATGGAGGCGCTGGCGCCGTTCGAGCTGTCCCGCAAGGACGCTTCCCGGTCGAAGAACATGTTCGCCCTGGGGCTGCTGTCCTGGATGTACGGACGCTCCATCGACGGCACCGTGCGGTTCCTGCAGGAGAAGTTCGCCAGCCGCGAGACCATCCGCGACGCGAACATCGCCGCGCTCAAGGCCGGCTGGAACTACGGCGAGACCACAGAGGAGTTCGCCGTCTCCTACGAGGTGAAGCCGGCCGCCATGCCGGCGGGCACCTACCGCAACATCACCGGCAACTTGGCGCTCGCGTACGGGCTGATCGCCGCGGGCCGGCAGTCCGGCCTGCCGGTGTTCCTGGGCTCCTACCCGATCACGCCCGCCTCGGACATCCTGCACGAGCTGTCCAAGCACAAGCGTTTCGGCGTGCGCACGTTCCAGGCCGAGGACGAGGTCGCAGCCATCGGTGCCGCGCTCGGCGCGTCGTTCGGCGGCGCCCTGGGTGTGACCACCACCTCCGGTCCCGGTGTCGCGCTGAAGGGCGAGACAGTGGGCCTGGCGGTGTCACTGGAGCTGCCGCTGATCATCGTCGACGTGCAGCGGGGCGGCCCGTCGACCGGCCTGCCCACCAAGACCGAGCAGGCCGATCTGCTGCAGGTGCTGTACGGGCGCAACGGTGAGTCGCCGGTTCCGGTCGTCGCCGCGTCCTCCCCCGTGGACTGCTTCGACGCGGCCATCGAGGCCGCCCGTATCGCCGTCACCTACCGGACCCCGGTGTTCCTGCTGTCCGACGGTTATCTCGCCAACGGGTCGGAGCCGTGGTCCGTCCCGGACGTCGACACGCTGCCGACCATCGACCCGGACTTCGCGCACGAGCTCAACTACGACGGCGAGGGCGAGCGTGCCTTCTGGCCGTACCTGCGCGACCCCGAGACGCTGGCCAGGCCGTGGGCCGTCCCGGGCACGCCAGGGCTGGAGCACCGCATCGGCGGCATCGAGAAGCTCGACGGCCCGGGCACCATCTCGTATGACCCCAACAACCACGACCGCATGGTGCGGCTGCGCCAGGCGAAGATCGATGGCATCGCCGGCGTCCCCGACCTCGAGGTCGGGGACCCCAGCGGCGAGGCCAGGATGCTCGTGCTGGGCTGGGGGTCCACCTACGGCCCCATCGGGGCGGCGGTACGACGCGCCCGCAAGGCCGGCAACAACGTCGCCCAGGCGCACCTGCGTCACCTGAACCCCATGCCCGCCAACACCGGCGACGTCCTGCGGTCCTACGACCGCGTCCTCGTGCCGGAGATGAACCTCGGCCAGCTGGCCCTGCTGCTGCGCGGCAAGTACCTCGTCGACGTCGTCGGGTACAACCGCGTACGCGGGCTGCCGTTCAAGGCCGAGGAACTGGCCGAAGTGATCGTTGAGGAGGTGGGGTCGCTGTGA
- a CDS encoding 2-oxoacid:ferredoxin oxidoreductase subunit beta: MSAPVELGLPGLAGVPTADAPQTKKDFTSDQEVRWCPGCGDYAVLAAVQGFLPDLGLARENIVFVSGIGCSSRFPYYMNTYGMHSIHGRAPTIATGLAAARPDLSVWVITGDGDALSIGGNHLIHALRRNVNLTILLFNNRIYGLTKGQYSPTSEQGKVTKSTPMGSLEAPFNPVSLALGAEATFVARTIDSDRKHLTSVLSAAAAHRGTSLVEIYQNCNIFNDGAFEILKNRDSRDEVLIRLEHGEPVRFGAEGQHGVRRNPATGALEVCGGDDPGLVVHDATADDPTQAFALSRLADPGTLARSPIGIFRQVQRPAYGDLMNQQLDEAVTAQGEGDLQALLRGKDTWTVS; the protein is encoded by the coding sequence GTGAGCGCGCCCGTCGAACTGGGACTGCCCGGCCTGGCCGGGGTACCCACCGCCGATGCACCGCAGACGAAGAAGGACTTCACCAGCGACCAGGAGGTCCGCTGGTGCCCCGGCTGCGGCGACTACGCCGTGCTGGCGGCCGTGCAGGGCTTCCTGCCCGACCTCGGGCTGGCCCGCGAGAACATCGTGTTCGTCTCCGGCATCGGCTGCTCCTCGCGCTTCCCGTACTACATGAACACCTACGGGATGCACTCGATCCACGGCCGGGCGCCGACCATCGCCACCGGCTTGGCCGCGGCCCGCCCCGACCTGTCCGTGTGGGTCATCACCGGTGACGGCGATGCGCTGTCCATCGGCGGCAACCACCTGATCCACGCGCTGCGCCGCAACGTCAACCTGACGATCCTGCTGTTCAACAACCGCATTTACGGGTTGACGAAGGGCCAGTACTCCCCCACCAGCGAGCAGGGCAAGGTCACCAAGTCCACCCCGATGGGGTCGCTGGAGGCACCGTTCAACCCGGTCTCGCTGGCGCTGGGCGCCGAGGCCACGTTCGTGGCGCGCACCATCGACTCCGACCGCAAGCATCTGACGTCGGTGCTGAGCGCGGCCGCCGCGCACCGCGGCACGTCGCTGGTGGAGATCTACCAGAACTGCAACATCTTCAACGACGGCGCGTTCGAGATCCTCAAGAACCGCGACAGCCGCGACGAGGTACTGATCCGCCTGGAGCACGGCGAGCCGGTCCGGTTCGGCGCCGAGGGCCAGCACGGCGTGCGGCGCAATCCGGCCACCGGCGCGCTGGAGGTGTGCGGCGGCGACGACCCGGGCCTCGTCGTCCACGACGCGACGGCCGACGACCCGACGCAGGCGTTCGCGCTGTCCCGGCTGGCTGACCCCGGCACACTGGCGCGCAGCCCCATCGGCATCTTCCGCCAGGTGCAGCGGCCGGCGTACGGCGACCTCATGAACCAGCAGCTCGACGAGGCCGTCACCGCTCAGGGTGAGGGCGACCTGCAGGCGCTGCTGCGCGGCAAGGACACCTGGACGGTCAGCTGA
- the rarD gene encoding EamA family transporter RarD, producing MNPSRSGVAYGFGAYAIWGLFPLYIKLLDHVGAAQILAHRIVWSLFIVLALLLIGRNLRRLRTLGRRAYGLLALAAALICVNWGVYIWAVNSDQIVETSLGYFINPLVTVLLGVLVFGERLRRLQWLAMGLAAVAVVILTVDYGRLPWIALALAFSFATYGLVKKKADVDAVASLGVETAVLFLPALAYLLVLQADGSAAFVDAGWGDSLLLIGCGIVTATPLLLFGAAAVRIPLTTLGTLQYLTPTLQFLLGVLVYGETVPPVRWVGFALIWLALAILTVEALHRRNSRLREARMEAAAAARVASGS from the coding sequence GTGAACCCATCCCGGTCCGGCGTCGCGTACGGCTTCGGTGCCTACGCCATCTGGGGGCTCTTCCCGCTCTACATCAAGCTGCTCGACCACGTCGGCGCGGCCCAGATCCTGGCCCACCGGATCGTCTGGTCACTGTTCATCGTGCTCGCGCTGCTCCTGATCGGCCGCAACCTCCGCCGCCTGCGCACCCTCGGCCGCCGCGCTTACGGGCTACTCGCCCTGGCGGCCGCGCTCATCTGCGTCAACTGGGGCGTGTACATCTGGGCGGTCAACAGCGACCAGATCGTCGAGACCTCCCTCGGATACTTCATCAACCCGCTGGTGACGGTGCTGCTCGGGGTCCTCGTGTTCGGCGAACGGCTGCGCCGTCTGCAGTGGCTGGCGATGGGCCTGGCCGCCGTCGCCGTCGTCATCCTGACCGTCGACTACGGGCGGCTGCCGTGGATCGCGCTGGCGCTGGCGTTCTCGTTCGCCACGTACGGTCTGGTGAAGAAGAAGGCCGACGTCGACGCCGTCGCGAGCCTCGGCGTCGAGACCGCCGTGCTGTTCCTGCCGGCGCTGGCCTACCTGCTCGTCCTCCAGGCCGACGGATCGGCGGCGTTCGTCGACGCCGGCTGGGGCGACAGCCTGCTGCTGATCGGCTGTGGGATCGTGACGGCCACGCCGTTGCTGCTGTTCGGCGCGGCCGCGGTGCGGATCCCGCTGACGACGCTCGGCACCCTGCAGTACCTCACGCCCACCCTGCAGTTCCTGCTCGGCGTCCTCGTCTACGGCGAGACGGTACCGCCGGTGCGCTGGGTCGGTTTCGCACTGATCTGGCTGGCTCTGGCCATACTCACCGTGGAAGCCCTGCACCGGCGCAACTCCCGGCTGCGAGAGGCCCGGATGGAGGCCGCGGCCGCCGCGCGGGTGGCCTCAGGGAGCTAG